A region from the Gemmatimonadales bacterium genome encodes:
- a CDS encoding sulfurtransferase: MQSTDTGTLPSLVPPVWLASNLRDPDLVVLDCSWYMPASGRDPTAEYQMAHIPGAVRLDLDVLSLTGTTLPHMLPLPSEFAAAMERFGVRPSDRVVCYDGSGVNLSATRAWWMFRVFGHRTVAVLDGGFGGWSAATRPVQRGVVRRPSTGYPVPVIDATLVRDRHSVEAIVAGHGRVQLADCRSADRFRGEVDEPRAGVRRGTIPGSSNIPFADLTDPATGMMRPPAELRAVLAGRGLDVERPIVSYCGSGTSACVLALAVEVIRESGSRAVGPPVAIYDGSWSEWGAEGARRGPQ, translated from the coding sequence ATGCAATCTACCGATACAGGAACGCTCCCTTCGCTGGTGCCACCGGTCTGGCTGGCGTCGAATCTTCGCGATCCTGATCTCGTGGTCCTCGACTGCTCGTGGTACATGCCGGCGTCAGGCCGGGACCCGACCGCCGAATATCAGATGGCACACATCCCGGGAGCGGTCCGTCTCGATCTCGACGTGCTCAGCCTCACCGGCACGACGCTCCCCCACATGCTGCCACTCCCGTCAGAATTCGCCGCCGCAATGGAGCGCTTTGGGGTCCGGCCGAGTGACCGAGTTGTCTGCTATGACGGGAGCGGGGTGAACCTTAGTGCGACGCGCGCGTGGTGGATGTTCCGCGTCTTCGGCCATCGGACCGTGGCGGTGCTTGATGGCGGCTTCGGCGGTTGGTCAGCGGCGACCCGCCCGGTGCAGCGCGGCGTGGTCCGGCGACCCTCGACGGGATATCCCGTTCCCGTGATCGACGCAACACTGGTGCGTGATCGCCACAGCGTCGAAGCAATTGTTGCCGGCCACGGCAGGGTACAGCTCGCTGATTGCCGGTCAGCGGATCGGTTTCGTGGCGAAGTCGACGAGCCTCGCGCCGGCGTCCGACGCGGAACGATTCCCGGGAGCAGCAACATACCGTTTGCCGATCTCACCGATCCGGCAACCGGCATGATGCGGCCGCCAGCGGAGCTGCGGGCGGTCCTCGCCGGGAGGGGACTCGATGTCGAGCGGCCGATTGTCTCTTACTGCGGATCGGGGACGAGCGCCTGCGTGCTCGCGCTTGCCGTGGAAGTGATTCGCGAATCGGGGAGCCGCGCGGTCGGCCCACCGGTCGCGATCTACGATGGGAGCTGGTCGGAATGGGGGGCGGAGGGAGCGCGTCGCGGACCGCAGTAA